The Entelurus aequoreus isolate RoL-2023_Sb linkage group LG04, RoL_Eaeq_v1.1, whole genome shotgun sequence nucleotide sequence tgtgtagtggagcatgtttagctattcctcgtcctgcagtgataatgatacttgtaagaaacttactttatttgttgccatggaggccaggattagtgatttagaagttgctaaaacactgcggatggatgttagccggtcttaaagcacctcttcctgagggtgtttcagtgttataacttcacctttatctttactttttacaccaaaatgcgtccgttcccccttttctgtctacacactgtgtctgcttgtaagtactctgtgtgtgtgcgctgcccaacatgctcctctgctcgtaaaaccagcaatgtcgtgATGTGACACTTTTCACACTTTTCAAGTATAGTATAGTTAGGACCGTGATACCagactagtaccggtataccgaacaaACCTAGTGTATATATAAGGTCCCACACTTAACAGTcaatggcagagcacaaaccaagacaAAAGTCcaaggaattgtctgtagacctctgAGACAGGATTGTCTGGAGGCCTCCATCATCCAGGAACGGAAGAGGTTGTGTACCACCAGGAGTCTTCCTAGAGCTGGTCGGTCGTCTAAACCGAGCGATCAGGGGAGAAGGAtcctggtcagggaggtgaccaagaaccctatggtcactctgtcacagctccagcattcctctgtggagagaggagaaccttccagaaggacaaccatctttgCAACAATCCACCAATCATGCCTGTCTGGTAGAGtgaccagacggaagccatttcttggtAAAATGTTTGCCAACATGCTGTTATGTATTGCTAgatggagttgacggcacagacaccagggggtaGTAAAGCTCtaggatttattatatatatagacaatatatataataatcataaacaatactaactaaaactatagaatggagtgtgtgacaaaacccaagagtgtgtatgtgtgagggAACAACGGGAGATCACAATGGGTAAGActcattacccccccccccccccccccccccccattataGACAGCTTACAGATGTCCCAAGACTGACGACAGAACAACAAAATCAAGAGACAAGGGAGGGCGGAGGagagaactggtggtgggtctcCGGCCCAAGTGTCCCTGAAACCATCAGGGACGAGTCTGCAGCTGGCGAGTCGAACAGTCAAAAACTAGCCACACTCTAGGCCAACGGAAAGGCGAACGCGAGTGGCGCCGCAACCACAGCAGCCCACGAGTACCACACCCATGAcctgggcgtcgctgctgttggcTCCAAAAGCGTCCATGCACTGGCCTcatacagctcgccctcatctTGTCCTATATTCACATCCCACGTGATATTGACCCGCAGCATCTTGTCCTATATTCACATCCCACGTGATGTTGACCAGCAGAATCTTGTCCTATATTTGCATCCCACGTGATGTTGTCCTATATTTACATCCCACGTGATGTTGACCAGCAGCATCTTGTCCTATATTCACATCCCACGTGATGTTGACCAGCAGCATCGTGTCCTATATTCACATCCCACGTGATGTTGACCAGCAGCATCGTGTCCTATATTCACATCCCACGTGAAGTTGACCAGCAGCATCGTGTCCTATATTTACATCCCACGTGATGTTGACCAGCAGCATCTTGTCCTATATTCACATCCCACGTGATGTTGACCAGCAGCATCGTGTCCTATATTTACATCCCACGTGATGTTGACCTGCAGCATCTTGTCCTATATTCACATCCCACGTGATGTTGACCAGCAGCATCGTGTCCTATATTTACATCCCACGTGATGTTGACCAGCAGCATCGTGTCCTATATTCACATCCCACGTGATGTTGACCAGCAGCATCGTGTCCTATATTCACATCCCACGTGATGTTGACCAGCAGCATCGTGTCCTATATTTACATCCCACGTGATGTTGACCAGCAGCATCTTGTCCTATATTCACATCCCACGTGATGTTGACCAGCAGCATCGTGTCCTATATTCACATCCCACGTGATGTTGACCAGCAGCATCGTGTCCTATATTCACATCCCACGTGATGTTGACCAGCAGCATCGTGTCCTATATTCACATCCCACGTGATGTTGACCAGCAGCATCTTGTCCTATATTCTCTTCAGGGCCGCTGCACACGAGAGAACTGCAAGTACCTGCATCCGCCTCCACACCTGAAGACCCAGCTGGAGATTAACGGCAGGAACAACCTGATCCAGCAGAAGGCAGCGGCGGCCATGTTGGCTCAACAGATGCAGTTCATGCTGCCTGGAGCCCAGCTGCAGCCCATTGTGAGTAGTCAGTGTTCACATCATCATCTGCTGCTTAGTACTAAGTCAGTGTTCACATCATCATCAACTGCTGCTTAGTACTAAGTCAGTGTTGACATCATCAACTGCTGCTTAGTACTAAGTCAGTGTTCACATCATCATCAACTGCTGCTTAGTACTAAGTCAGTGTTCACATCATCATCAACTGCTGCTTAGTACTAAGTCAGTGTTTACATCATCAACTGCTGCTTAGTACTAAGTCAGTGTTCACATCATCATCAACTGCTGCTTAGTACTAAGTCAGTGTTTACATCATCAACTGCTGCTTAGTACTAAGTCAGTGTTCACATCATCAACTGCTGCTTAGTACTAAGTCAGTGTTCACATCATCATCAACTGCTGCTTAGTACTAAGTCAGTGTTGACATCATCAACTGCTGCTTAGTACTAAGTCAGTGTTCACATCATCATCAACTGCTGCTTAGTACTAAGTCAGTGTTCACATCATCATCAACTGCTGCTTAGTACTAAGTCAGTGTTCACATCATCATCAACTGCTGCTTAGTACTAAGTCAGTGTTCACATCATCATCTGCTGCTTAGTACTAAGTCAGTGTTCACATCATCAACTGCTGCTTAGTACTAAGTCAGTGTTCACATCATCATCAACTGCTGCTTAGTACTAAGTCAGTGTTCACATCATCATCAACTGCTGCTTAGTACTAAGTCAGTGTTCACATCATCATCTGCTGCTTAGTACTAAGTCAGTGTTCACATCATCAACTGCTGCTTAGTACTAAGTCAGTGTTCACATCATCATCAACTGCTGCTTAGTACTAAGTCAGTTTTCACATCATCAACTGCTGCTTAGGACTAAGTCAGTGTTCACATCATCATCAACTGCTGCTTAGTACTAAGTCAGTGTTCACATCATCATCAACTGCTGCTTAGTACTAAGTCAGTGTTCACATCATCAACTGCAGCTTAGTACTAAGTCAGTGTTCACATCATCATCAACTGCTGCTTAGTACTAAGTCAGTGTTCACATCATCAACTGCAGCTTAGTACTAAGTCAGTGTTCACATCATCATCAACTGCTGCTTAGTACTAAGTCAGTGTTCACATCATCAACTGCAGCTTAGTACTAAGTCAGTGTTCACATCATCATCAACTGCTGCTTAGTACTAAGTCAGTGTTCACATCATCAACTGCTGCTTAGTACTAAGTCAGTGTTCACATCATCATCAACTGCTGCTTAGTACTAAGTCAGTGTTCACATCATCATCAACTGCTGCTTAGTACTAAGTCAGTGTTCACATCATCATCAACTAATGCTTAGTACTAAGTCAGCGTTCACATCATCGTCAACTGCTGCTTAGTACTAAGTCAGTGTTCACATCATCAACTGCTGCTTAGTACTAAGTCAGCGTTCACATCATCGTCAACTGCTGCTTAGTACTAAGTCAGTGTTCACATCATCATCAACTGCTGCTTAGTACTAAGTCAGTGTTCACATCATCATCAACTGCTGCTTAGTACTAAGTCAGTGTTCACATCATCATCAACTGCTGCTTAGTACTAAGTCAGTGTTCACATCATCAACTGCTTCTTAGTACTAAGTCAGTGTTCACATCATCATCAACTGCTGCTTAGTACTAAGTCAGTGTTCACATCATCATCAACTGCTGCTTAGTACTAAGTCAGTGTTCACATCATCAACTTCTGCTTAGTACTAAGTCAATGTTCACATCATCAACTGCTGCTTAGTACTAAGTCAGTGTTCACATCATCATCAACTGCTGCTTAGTACTAAGTCAGTGTTCACATCATCATCAACTGCTGCTTAGTACTAAGTCAGTGTTCACATCATCAACTGCTGCTTAGTACTAAGTCAGTGTTCACATCATCATCAACTGCTGCTTAGTACTAAGTCAGTGTTCACATCATCAACTGCTGCTTAGTACTAAGTCAGTGTTCACATCATCATCAACTGCTGCTTAGTACTAAGTCAGTGTTCACATCATCATCAACTGCTGCTTAGTACTAAGTCAGTGTTCACATCATCATCTGCTGCTTAGTACTAAGTCAGTGTTCACATCATCATCAACTGCTGCTTAGTACTAAGTCAGTGTTTACATCATCAACTGCTGCTTAGTACTAAGTCAGTGTTCACATCATCATCAACTGCTGCTTAGTACTAAGTCAGTGTTCACATCATCATCAACTGCTGCTTAGTACTAAGTCAGTGTTCACATCATCAACTGCTGCTTAGTACTAAGTCAGTGTTCACATCATCATCAACTGCTGCTTAGTACTAAGTCAGTGTTCACATCATCATCAACTGCTGCTTAGTACTAAGTCAGTGTTCACATCATCAACTGCTGCTTAGTACTAAGTCAGTGTTCACATCATCATCAACTGCTGCTTAGTACTAAGTCAGTGTTCACATCATCAACTGCTGCTTAGTACTAAGTCAGTGTTCACATCATCATCAACTGCTGCTTAGTACTAAGTCAGTGTTCACATCATCATCAACAGCTGCTTAGTACTAAGTCAGTGTTCACATCATCATCAACTAATGCTTAGTACTAAGACAGTGTTCACATCATCAACTTCTGCTTAGTACTAAGTCAATGTTCACATCATCATCAACTGCTGCTTAGTACTAAGTCAATGTTCACATCATCATCAACTTCTGCTTAGTACTAAGTCAGTGTTCACATCATCATCAACTGCTGCTTAGTACTAAGTCAGTGTTCACATCATCAACTGCTGCTTAGTACTAAGTCAGTGTTCACATCATCATCAACTGCTGCTTAGTACTAAGTCAATGTTCACATCATCATCAACTGCTGCTTAGTACTAAGTCAGTGTTGACATCATCAACTGCTGCTTAGTACTAAGTCAGTGTTGACATCATCAACTGCTGCTTAGTACTAAGTCAGTGTTCACATCATCATCAACTGCTGCTTAGTACTAAGTCAGTGTTCACATCATCATCAACTGCTGCTTAGTACTAAGTCAGTGTTCACATCATCATCAACTGCTGCTTAGTACTAAGTCAGTGTTCACATCATCATCAACTGCTGCTTAGTACTAAGTCAGTGTTGACATCATCAACTGCTGCTTAGTACTAAGTCAGTGTTGACATCATCAACTGCTGCTTAGTACTAAGTCAGTGTTCACATCATCATCAACTGCTGCTTAGTACTAAGTCAGTGTTCACATCATCATCAACTGCTGCCTAGTACTAAGTCAGTGTTCACATCATCATCAACTGCTGCTTAGTACTAAGTCAGTGTTCACATCATCATCAACTGCTGCTTAGTACTAAGTCAGTGTTCACATCATCAACTGCTGCTTAGTACTAAGTCTTTTATTTAAGggttaaattacaataataaacatatgtttcatgtaccctaagatttttgtggtcccctttattttgaaaagcatgaaaatacattttggtaccaagtaCATCATATTATGATATACTTGGTACTGGTACatcataatatgaccactttaacTAACCACATTCTCATCAAGTCTATATACAGTTTTtgaagtatgtactgtatattatgtgATACTTATAATATAGTTGAAGGTATGGTATGTGCTGTATATTATGTGATACTTATAATATAGTTGAAGGTagggtatgtactgtatattatgtgATACTTATATTATAGTTAAAGGTagggtatgtactgtatattatgtgATACTTATAATATAGTTGAAGGTAGGGTATGTACTTTTTATTATGTGATACATATAATATAGTTGAAGGTagggtatgtactgtatattatgtgATGCTTATAATATAGTTGAAGGTAGggaatgtactgtatattatgtgATACTTATAATATAGTTGAAGGTagggtatgtactgtatattgtgtGATACTTATAATATAGTTGAAGGTATGGTATGTGCTGTATATTATGTGATACTTATAATATAGTTGAAGGTagggtatgtactgtatattatgtgATACTTATATTATAGTTAAAGGTAGAGTATGTACTGTATAATATGTGATACTTATAATATAGTTGAAGGTAGGGTATGTACTTTTTATTATGTGATACATATAATATAGTTGAAGGTagggtatgtactgtatattatgtgATGCTTATAATATAGTTGAAGGTAGggaatgtactgtatattatgtgATACTTATATAGTTGAAGGTagggtatgtactgtatattgtgtGATACTTATAATATAGTTGAAGGTagggtatgtactgtatattatgtgATACATATAATATAGTTGAATGTagggtatgtactgtatattgtgtGATACTTATAATATAGTTGAAGGTggggtatgtactgtatgttatgtGATACCTATAATATAGTTGAAggtagtgtatgtactgtatattatgtgATACTTATAATATAGTTGAAGGTagagtatgtactgtatattatgtgATACTTATAATATAGTTGAAGGTagggtatgtactgtatattatgtgATACTTATAATATAGTTGAAGGTAGGGTACGCACTGTATATTATGTGATACTTATAATATAGTTGAAGGTAGCGTATGTACTGTTTATTATGTGATACATATAATATAGTTGAAGGTagggtatgtactgtatattatgtgATGCTTATAATATAGTTGAAGTTAGggaatgtactgtatattatgtgATACTTATAATATAGTTGAAGGTagggtatgtactgtatattatgtgATACTTATAATATAGTTGAAGGTagggtatgtactgtatattatgtgATACTTATATTATAGTTGAAGGTagggtatgtactgtatattatatgataCTTATAATATAGTTGAAGGTAGGGTATGTACTGTTTATTATGTGATACATATAATATAGTTGAAGGTagggtatgtactgtatattatgtgATACTTATAATATAGTTGAAGGTagggtatgtactgtatattatgtgATACATATAATATAGTTGAAGGTAGAGACATGTAATATCTGCATAGTGTACATCAGATTTTGTGATCCAGGCCACCTTGTCAACCCCCAGACTACATTCCCACTCACACCCTCCCTGGCAAGCAGTCCCAATATGGCCTTCAGTCCGTACCTGAGCCACATGTTGATGCCCGAGATGTTGCCCTGCACCCCCCTGCTGGTCCCTGGAAGTCCCACTGGCCTGGCGTCCATGGGGAACGGCACGGTTGGACCCAAGCACGCACGCACAGACAAGCTGGAGGTATGCcacgcttctttttttttttttttttggcgaaagGTTAGTCGCTGATCTGCGTTCTCACTGGCTTGCCAGGTTTGTCGAGAGTTCCAGCGCGGGAACTGCACACGGGGGGAGAGCGAGTGTCGCTACGCTCACCCCCTGGAGGCGGGCATGGTGGACTGCAACGAGAACTCGGTCATCGTCTGCATGGACTACATCAAGGGGCGGTGCAGCAGGGACAAGTGCAAGTACTTCCACCCTCCCACTCACCTGCAGGCCAGGATCAAGGCGGGCCAGCACCAAGCTGGACCAAACAGCGCTTCTGCGGCCTTGGTGAGTGCACTTGAACACAACACTGCTGGTCATCCACAGTTAAAACACCGCTTCTGCGGCCTTGGTGAGTGCACTTGAACACAACACTGCTGGTCATCCACAGTTACTATCTCTACATGTGCTCTAACAGCGGTGTCTAAATCACAgatttggggggttttttttgtattttttttttagagatgtccattaatatcggactgccgatattaaaaagtaatatcggaaatgatcggtatcggtgtcaaaaagtaaaatgtatgactttttaaaacgccgctgtgtacacggacgtagggagaagtacagagcgccaataaaccttaaaggcactgcctttgcgtgccggcccagtcacataatatctacagcttttcacacacacaagtgaatgcaaggcattcttggtcaacagccatacaggtcacactgagggtgaccgtataaacaactttaacactgttacaaatatgcgccacactgtgaacccacaccaaacaagaatgacaaacacatttcgggagaacatccgcaccgtaacacaacataaacacaactgaacaaatacccagaaccccttgcagcactaactcttccgggacgctacaatatactttattggtgtcttgcacgcagccatccacaaAGCTACTAGCATCTGCACCACTCACTGTTACCGCTCCCTCACCACTCTCGCCCacccactcactgacgtcactcacctcacatgatgtcatatcttaaagggccacacacacacacacatacgctactctcataacagagttaagagccgcatgaaaccagccaaagagccgcatgaggctcGCGAGCCGCGGGTTGGCCAGGTCTgcgctagggcagtgtttttcaaccttttttgagccgaggcactttttttttcataaagaaaatacggaggcacaccaccagcagaaaaggttcaaaaatgaaactccaccaggtcgtcgtgccttattattattattctttattattccgcagctttgcgctctACTTTGAccctcttaacatgcttcaaaactcaccaaattgttttgagtttgttgttgtttatctgtgtgtcgtgctttagttcctgtcttgcgctgttattttggtgacccttcctgttttgttggtgttctcttgtagcagcttcacgccttcctttgagtgctattgcccgcacctgctttgttttcgcaatcaagactatttaacccttgttttcgcaatcaagacaagggttaacccttgtgtggtgttctggggccgtacttatcaagcttcttagagtgccattttacacttaagtcctgagaatttgcgaaatttagtcctactctcaaacttaacaataaaagctttttatcaacgttaagtctaagaatcactcctactctccacgatatttaagagaccttcaggggtgtcttaagtggttaggagttgccagcaggggatggcactgaggcgagagagacgtgcgcgaacgttcagggaacggaacaatgttgttttttttttgatgacgagcagctgatcaaacggtatcgtttagacagagcggatattatttttgtcacagatttaatacttttcgattccttgttgatttctgcatgtgtctgcagtgggctagtatatatagagccacccacaccagtttcaaattagttgcctaattaatgaatttgaaagaaaatgttatgacagtagcgtatgtgtgtggccgtgaggtgagtgacgtcagtgagtgtgtgggcgagagaagagaagagagggagcggtagcgtgagtgccggcggggactagtttgttttgtattattttgtagtttattgtcaaaatatacactcccattgtccacttaaatatttccaagatatttctttattcttagacaagggattcccttccgtgattggtcatttctatggacacagaaatgacgtcacctaaaattccgtttacggcacatagtaatgtcttaattcagctctgagtgtgacacttaagattcagtcctacacttcgctgaaagtgtgagtaagacgcttgataactaacttttaagtgcagctttcagcgaataatttatttactcttaagtcaactcttagcagacttattaggagtaattctaagaagcttgataagtacggcccctggtctgtgggacccgttttcattttttattaaaagaaaaattataaaatttattaatttttcaaactgagactcactgactttggctcattttctgtgaagaacatatatcagaatacatatttatcgACCAcacatggccttttattaatatctggatattttcaggccatgtcacaatacaccatatatatctccatat carries:
- the mbnl3 gene encoding muscleblind-like protein 3; its protein translation is MAVSMSMGRDTKWLTLEVCREFQRGTCSRSDADCKFAHPSRSCHVDNGRVIACFDSLKGRCTRENCKYLHPPPHLKTQLEINGRNNLIQQKAAAAMLAQQMQFMLPGAQLQPITTFPLTPSLASSPNMAFSPYLSHMLMPEMLPCTPLLVPGSPTGLASMGNGTVGPKHARTDKLEVCREFQRGNCTRGESECRYAHPLEAGMVDCNENSVIVCMDYIKGRCSRDKCKYFHPPTHLQARIKAGQHQAGPNSASAALPCGQGLPPGSVQSLPKRTMMDKSNGAPAGATVFNPNMFHYQQALTSMQLQQPTFIPTVEPSELLTPEPVELQCVPMETHLCPVPKLLMAAPVALNSVSLSRHAS